GAAATAATCATGCATAATAAAGACGGAATAAACACTTTTTTTATCAAATGAATTGTAGTCACTTTATCAGAAATCCATAACATAGTAGTGGTTATATCTCCAATTGGAGACCAGACCCCTCCCGCATTAGAAGATATAATAACTAAACCTAAATAATATAAACGTTCTTTATAATTAAAAATTGTTTTTCTAAGAAGAGAAATCAAAACCATAGTAGCTGTAAGATTATCTATAATAGCAGATAACAAAAAAGAAATTATACTTATAATCCATAAAAATTTACGTTTTGTATTTGTACAAAAAAATTTCTTTAATGCTTCAAATCCAAAGTATTTTTCAATAACTGTAATAATAGACATAGCTCCAATAAGAAAAAAAACAATTTCGGATGCTTTTCCTAAATGAAATAATAATAAGTATTTGGGATCTTTTTTCAGGATTAAATGTTGATCTAATTTATAATCATAAACAGGAATATTAAAAAACATGATTAAAGACCAACAAATAACGGCCATCAGAATAGATGGAATTACTTTATTTAAAGAAAAAAAATTCTCAAGAGTAATTAATAAATATCCAAGGATAAAAATTAAAATTACCATTTTATTTTTTTATCATTAGTAAATATTTAATTCCATTTTGAATAAAATGAATACTTCCCAAGTGTGTTTTCAATACGTAATAATTGATTATATTTTGAAATTCGTTCAGAACGACACAAAGAACCTGTTTTTATTTGTTCAACATTAAACGCAACAGAAAGATCCGCTATAAAAGAATCTTCAGTATCACCAGAACGGTGAGAAATAATGTTTTTGTACTTATTTTTTTTTGCATGAAGAATTGTTTCAATTGTTTCTGTTAATGTTCCAACTTGGTTTGCTTTAATTAAAATAGAATTTGCTACTTTTTCTTCTATTCCCTTACTTAATTTATTTACTTGTGTTACGAAAAGATCATCTCCAACCAATTGAATTTTATTTCCCATTTCATGAGTTAATAATTTCCATCCCTCCCAATCATTTTCATCCATTCCATCTTCAATAGATATAATAGGATATTTTCTTATTAAATAAGATAAATAACTTATATGTTCTTCTCTTGATTTTATTAAATCTTTTGTTTTTTTTTCTGATCGATCAAATTTAGAATAATCATATTGATTATTTTCGTAAAATTCAGATGCAGCACAATCTATAGCTATCGCTATTTGATCATAAGGTTCATAATTTGATAAATGTATAGCCTCTAATATGTGATCTAAAACATCTTCTACTCCATTAAAATTAGAAGGAGAAAACCCTCCTTCATCTCCTACATTAGTAGAAAAACCTTTTTCATTTAAAAGATTTTTTAACTGATAGAAAACTTTATGTCCCATTTGAAGTGCTTCTCCAAAAGTGTTTGCTTTTACAGGAACTATCATAAATTCTTGAAAGATTATAGAAGAAGTATTTGAATGTTTTCCTCCATTTACTATATTTATTAAAGGAATGGGAAGGGAACAGGTATAAATTCCTCCTATATATTTATAGATAGGAATGTTCAATTCGTTAGATGCCGCTTTTACAGTTGCTAAAGATATAGCTAAAATTGCATTGGATCCTAATCTTTTCTTGTTTATTGTACCATCTAATTCCAACATTAATTGATCAATATAAACTTGATCTAAAACAGATTTTCCAATCAATTCAGGAGCAATAATATCATTAACATTTTGAACTGCTTTTAAAACTCCTTTTCCCAAAAAAACATTTTCTTTATTATCACGTAATTCAAAAACTTCATTTTTTCCTTTTGATGCTCCAGATGGAACAGAAGCACGTCCCAATATGTTATTTTCTGTGATAACATCCACTTCTACAGTAGGATTACCTCTAGAATCCAATATTTGTCTGGCTTGAATATTTTTTATTTTACTCATTATTTATTTTTATACTTTT
The sequence above is drawn from the Blattabacterium cuenoti genome and encodes:
- the eno gene encoding phosphopyruvate hydratase; its protein translation is MSKIKNIQARQILDSRGNPTVEVDVITENNILGRASVPSGASKGKNEVFELRDNKENVFLGKGVLKAVQNVNDIIAPELIGKSVLDQVYIDQLMLELDGTINKKRLGSNAILAISLATVKAASNELNIPIYKYIGGIYTCSLPIPLINIVNGGKHSNTSSIIFQEFMIVPVKANTFGEALQMGHKVFYQLKNLLNEKGFSTNVGDEGGFSPSNFNGVEDVLDHILEAIHLSNYEPYDQIAIAIDCAASEFYENNQYDYSKFDRSEKKTKDLIKSREEHISYLSYLIRKYPIISIEDGMDENDWEGWKLLTHEMGNKIQLVGDDLFVTQVNKLSKGIEEKVANSILIKANQVGTLTETIETILHAKKNKYKNIISHRSGDTEDSFIADLSVAFNVEQIKTGSLCRSERISKYNQLLRIENTLGKYSFYSKWN